The Candidatus Methanoperedens sp. region TCCAAGTTCTACCACATGCCCTAAAATCTCAATACCATGGAGAGTGAGAATCTTTTTTGCCACTGCACCCGCAGCAACTCTTCCAATGGTTTCCCGCGCAGACGACCTTCCTCCTCCCCTCCAGTCACGCAAACCGTATTTTGACTCGTAGGTCAAATCCGCATGCCCGGGGCGCGGGGTGTTGCGCAGCGCCTCGTATTTGCTTGAATCAACGTCCTTGTTTTTTATCATTATGGATATGGGCGCGCCTGTAGTTTTTCCTGAAAATACCCCTGATAGCAGTTCCGCTCGATCCTCTTCCTTCCTCGATGTGGTTATCTCGCTCTGCCCGGGTCTGCGCCGGTTTAATTCTTTCTGGATATCAGATTCATCAAGTGAAAGACCGCCAGGGCATCCGTCTATCACCACACCTACTCCAATACCGTGGCTCTCGCCCCAGGTTGTTATCCGAAAGAGTGCGCCAAAGGTATTTCCAGACATGCGCTGTTATTTAGTTTGAGCATTTATATAAGTGCTTTGAATATTACAAATTATGATCGATATAATCGTTGATGCAGAAAAATGCACAGGATGCGGGGAGTGCATCAGAGTATGCCCGAAAGGTCCGAGGATATACAGGATTGTTGAGAAAAACGGGAAAAAGATAATTGAAGTTGCGGATAAGAGCTTCTGTATCGGGTGCACCAGCTGTGTGATGGCATGCAAGCCGAAGGCTATACGGCTGGAACGTGGCTGGTAATCATTTAGCTTATAGAATAATTAAATCGAGAAAACCCACTTCCCAACCTGCCCCCTCCACATCCCTCCATCATTATGCACATCATACCTTATAGTAGCATTAATAAATAATGGATTAGGATTGAAGTAGCATTGTAATGTGAAAAAGTTTATTATGCATTAAACCAGTGGTATCTTAGTAGCACTATTATGGTTGTTAGAAAAAACATTTCACTTGAACAGGCCCATCTAAAAAAACTTGAACCGCTGACTCAAAAACACGGCGGTAATCTTAGCGCTGCTATTCGAGACGCCATCGATATCGCGGAGGCATCGCTTCGCCGCTACAGCACAGTGGAGGAAGCGATATCAAGTATCGGTTCAGAGAAAAAGGAATTGACCTCGAGGGAAGAGTCGATAGAAACAGGCAGGAATGTGCTCATCAGCAAGCCGATTTTCCTATCGATGCTCAAATGGACAAAAGGTATTCCGCTTGAAAAGGAAACAATCGATGAACTGCTTGACCCTTTAAAAATAATCACAATATCAGAGCTGGACAAGAAGATAAATGAAATAAGCAGCGAATCGGGCTGGAACTGCCAGGTATCTATCTACTGCATGGACGATATCAGTCCATCCACGGCTACTGTTGCGATTTCAGGAGATAATGAACTTCACAGGGATTTTCTGGCTCAACTGGTTGTAATGTTCCTGGTTTACAACAAAGGTCTTGATATAGATATTATCCATCGGCGGGCCAGTGCCGTTCGTATTGACCTGAAATCCCGGGAAAAAGGAGCGCAGCCAGTTCTTGCGAACCAACATTTCGGCTATTTAAAGGACGTGGTGAATGAATTCAGGTCAAAGGAGGATTTCTGGAGAAATCTGGTCAGGATATACAGTTCGGTGAATTACAATATGGTCTCGCTGTATAAGGATAATTATGAAGATCTGCTTGCATGCAATACATCCATCGATGCCGGGATATTCGAATCCATATCAAAGAAACACATAGCAAGCATTCCGCATTCGGATTTCTTAAAACTGTTAAAGAAAACACATGAATCCCTGCTCGTTGTGGAAAGGATAGATATTCTTGATAACGGCATCAATGTGTATCACGATTACAGGAATGAAAAAGCTATACAGAGAGTGAGGGATTATTACCTCTCACTTTTAAGGGCAAACGGGCATGAATACGAGGCGAAGTATTCCACAAGCCTGATAGTTTTTAACCATGTCTGCTGCCGCTAAATCACAACCACTCTTCTGGCAATATCCCTGCACAGCGATATGAATTCTTCCGGATTTACTGAGGGAAAGGTATCTATCAAACAAACATCGCATTCTTTTACAACGCTGTCAAGTTTTCTGACATCACCGTGGTATACCATGACTTCTGCCCTGCCGCCTGCTTTTGCCAGCAGGACAGGCTCATCTCCAATGAGTTTGTTGTAATCCTGCTCTTCAAATTCAATTTTTACTCCGAGAATATCGCAATTCGCCCTGATGTTCAAAATTGCATTCCGCAGTGCTGGAAGCCAGGCATCGTTGAGTATAACCTTTTTTGCGCCTGCAAGAACACCCAGGAGTCCGAGCGTTCCAGGACCGCAAAAGCCATCCACTATGCAGGCATTATCGAATTCCCCCTGGAGATATAACTGCTCGATTTTTTCTATCTTCGTGTTATTGAACTCGATGTGTATTTTCGACTGGTTCTTATAGATGCACAGCTCCCCGAACGATGAGGTAACAACATCGCAGCGCATATCGCACCCCGCAAGCAATTCGTATGTGTGGGGTGTGCTGTCTGTATCCAGTATTCCTACGCTCTGCGATTGCAAGCCTTTTCTTTTAATCACTCCTTTTACCTCAGGCACATGCTCGACTATTTCCCCTGCCGCTTCCTCTGTCACCGAGTCCATGATAAGAACAAGGCTTTTGTTGCCGAGCCTTGGAGGGTAGGGTATAGGAAAACCAAAGGCGATGAGGGGGGTTCCTACTTCTTTAAGCGAGGCCTCCTCCGGAAAAATCCCGTTCTCTTTCAGAATAGTCAGGACATTCCCGATGACGAAATCCAGATGCCGCTTGCCGCATTTCCTGCACCTGCCGGAGCTGCTGTCCATCTTTTCATGAAATGGAGCGCCTTTGCTGAGTTTCGGGTCTGGCGGGCATGAACTGCACGCCATGTACATCCCCAGTATCTCATCCAGTACTTTGGGCGCAGGAAGTATGCAGTCCCCGCCGCATGTGGGGCATTTCATAGGGGTATATTTTTTAGTGGATGTTAAATAGGTATCGTGGTTTTAAAAAAAGTCGGCAAAAGCCGATAGAATAGAATCGTTGACGGGATATAGGAGGAAACTACTTCGACTTTTGCCTGATATATTATACGTCAATTGCCGATATATACTTTACGGCGATTAATCAGTGTCTGGAAACTCATGCCCGCAGTTGGGGCACAGTATCAAACCGCATTTCATAAAACGCGGGCAGGCTGTGCAGGCTTTGCTCTCCTTGGTATCGAATCTGGCTCCACAAAGAGGGCATTGTGTTTTCATAAAGGGTTACGCCCCTTTATGACGTATAGGGGTATCTGCGATACCCCTTGTTTTGATAAAACTTTCATAAAGTTTTTTCATAAAAGGTGGTAATATCCAATGACCCTGTATGCAATTCCGCCTACAAGTATTGCAAGCGCGATAGTAAAAGCCACTATGCCGCCTGCCCTCTTCCAGCCAAGTTCGCGCCCAAGCACAGCGATGGTGGCAACGCAGGGAATATAGATAGTGTTCACAAGTGCATAAACGAACAACTGCGCAGGGCTCATGAACAAAAGGAGATTCCTTGCCCCGCCTCCGTATGCCACAATCGCAAGCGTGACCAGTAACTGGAGAGCGAGTTCCTTTCTGAGCACCGCAAATATCAATGTCAATCCAGCTACGGCAGGAAGCCCGAGCCACCCCACAACCACAGGAGACAATGGCGATGCAAGCTTCCAGAGGTAGCCCGTTTCATATAACGCCCCAAGCACCAGAGATCCAACAAGCACTATCGGGAACGCCACGAACACGAAATCCTTGAACCTGTGCCAGGTCTTTTTTATGATATTCGACATTAGAGGCACCCTGAAGGGAAACATTTCCATAACAAGCCCTGTGGAGCTGCCCGGCATTACTTTATTCAGCCCGACCCCAACAAGAAAAACAAGAGCCAGCACGATAATATATATTGCAACCGCAGGCTTCCAGCCCAGGAACAGAGAGACCGCGCCCAGGATAACCGCAGTGCGGGCGCTGCAGGGGATAAGCGTTATTAAAGTGGATGCTATCGTGCGCTCGCGCATGGTCGTAAGCACCCGCGTGCCTATGATTGCAGGTACATTGCACCCAGCGCCTGCCACAAGCGGTATGATGGCCCGTCCGTGAAGCCCGAACTTGTGCATCAGCCTGTCGGTCAGGAACGCAACGGAATTCAGGTATCCCGTGTCCTCAAGAAATGCGAGCATGAAATAGAACGTGAGAACATAAGGTATGCCCACCGCAAGTGCAGCAAGAATGCCTGCATCAAAACCCCAGACAAGAATTTTTCCGACATGCCCCCCGCCAAAGGCATAGAATATTGTCCCATCGATCAGAGGCGACATATAGGATGCCCAGAGACTGCTGAATACGTTTGAAAGCCAGTTGCCGCCGTAAAACAGGAAAGCAAATATTACTCCGAGGGCAAAGATAAGCAAAGGTATGCCAGTAAGCGGCGAAGTGGTGTAAGCCCAGAGCTTGTCCCTGCTCGCAGGCACGATGTCGCCCTGTACCTGAGAGGCAATCGTACCCGCAAGCCCGTGCCTTTCCCGGGCTATTCGAAGCGGTGTTTTCTCACCGTGTTTTTCTTCGATTTCCCGGCTGATTTTATTTGCCTCTTCGAGAATGAATTTCCCATTTTCATGTTTCTTAACGAGTTCTACGAATTCGGAATCATCTTCGAGGAGCAGTATTGCCAGCGCCCTCGGGTTTATGCCGAAATCGAAAGGCGAAAGAAAATCCGCGAGTCTCTTTATGCGCTCTTCAATATCCTCCCCATAATGCAGAGCATATTTGATTTCCTTCTTATTTTTTGCAACATCCACAGCAGTCTGTATCAGTTCGTCAAGACCGCGCCCTGTTGTGGCTACGGTCTCTACCACAGGAACCCCAAGAAGCCTGGAAAGTTCCGGAGCGTCGATTATGATATTCCTTTTTTCTGCCTCATCGATCAGGTTAAGAGCTGCCACTATCGGAATACCAAGATCAATGAACTGCAGCAGCATGTA contains the following coding sequences:
- the feoB gene encoding ferrous iron transport protein B: MTLSCHGALKEIKGGTDFTFALAGNPNVGKSSIFNRLTGMGVVTANYPGKTVELNMAATTFKDLRLGIIDLPGSYALGAVSEDQWVARRAVLDSKPDLVITILDATNLARNLYMLLQFIDLGIPIVAALNLIDEAEKRNIIIDAPELSRLLGVPVVETVATTGRGLDELIQTAVDVAKNKKEIKYALHYGEDIEERIKRLADFLSPFDFGINPRALAILLLEDDSEFVELVKKHENGKFILEEANKISREIEEKHGEKTPLRIARERHGLAGTIASQVQGDIVPASRDKLWAYTTSPLTGIPLLIFALGVIFAFLFYGGNWLSNVFSSLWASYMSPLIDGTIFYAFGGGHVGKILVWGFDAGILAALAVGIPYVLTFYFMLAFLEDTGYLNSVAFLTDRLMHKFGLHGRAIIPLVAGAGCNVPAIIGTRVLTTMRERTIASTLITLIPCSARTAVILGAVSLFLGWKPAVAIYIIVLALVFLVGVGLNKVMPGSSTGLVMEMFPFRVPLMSNIIKKTWHRFKDFVFVAFPIVLVGSLVLGALYETGYLWKLASPLSPVVVGWLGLPAVAGLTLIFAVLRKELALQLLVTLAIVAYGGGARNLLLFMSPAQLFVYALVNTIYIPCVATIAVLGRELGWKRAGGIVAFTIALAILVGGIAYRVIGYYHLL
- a CDS encoding methyltransferase — translated: MKCPTCGGDCILPAPKVLDEILGMYMACSSCPPDPKLSKGAPFHEKMDSSSGRCRKCGKRHLDFVIGNVLTILKENGIFPEEASLKEVGTPLIAFGFPIPYPPRLGNKSLVLIMDSVTEEAAGEIVEHVPEVKGVIKRKGLQSQSVGILDTDSTPHTYELLAGCDMRCDVVTSSFGELCIYKNQSKIHIEFNNTKIEKIEQLYLQGEFDNACIVDGFCGPGTLGLLGVLAGAKKVILNDAWLPALRNAILNIRANCDILGVKIEFEEQDYNKLIGDEPVLLAKAGGRAEVMVYHGDVRKLDSVVKECDVCLIDTFPSVNPEEFISLCRDIARRVVVI
- a CDS encoding 4Fe-4S binding protein, which produces MIDIIVDAEKCTGCGECIRVCPKGPRIYRIVEKNGKKIIEVADKSFCIGCTSCVMACKPKAIRLERGW